From Streptomyces sp. SAI-135:
AGGGCTCGCGCCCGTCCCAGGTGAACCGCCCGGCGGAACCGATCCCCTTCGGCTCGGAGCCCTCGGGCCGCTCGGGTCCCGGCGGCCCCGGTGGTCCCGGTGGCCCGCAGGGCTTCCCGGGTGACCCGGCCCGGCCCGGCGGCCCCGGCCAGTCCGGCCCCGGCGGACCCGGTTCCTCCGGTCCTTCCGGTTTCCCGGGCGGACCGGGTGGTCCCGGCGGCCCCGGCCCCTCCGGTTTTCCCGGCGACCCCTCCCGCCCCGGCGGCCCCGGACAGCCCGGCCCCGGTGGCCAGCAGGGCTTCCCGGGTGACCCCGGGCGCCCCGGCGCACCCGGTTCCCCTTCCGGTTTCCCGGGCGGACCGGGTGGTCCGGGCGGTCCCGGCCCCTCCGGTTTCCCCGGCGATCCCTCCCGCCCCGGCGGCCCCGGACAGCCCGGCCCCGGCAGTCCCGGTGGTTACGGCTACCCCCAGCCCGGTTCCACCCAGGCCCCGCCCGGACCTTCCGGTCCCGGTGGCCCCGGTGGTCCCGGTGGGCCGGGTGGCCCGCAGGGCTTCGGTGGCCCTCCGACCCAGCCCGGCCCGGGCGGACCCGGCGGCCCCGGACAGCCCGGCCCCGGCGGTCCGCAGGGCTTCCCCGGCGACCCGTCCCGGCCCGGCCCGGGCGGCCCCTCCGCACCCGGTGGCGGTCCCGGCGGTCCGCCGAACTTCGGTCAGGACCCCTCACGCCCGGTCCCGCCGCCCCCGGGCAGCCCCGGTGCCACCAGCGGGGCCCCGCAGGGCTTCCAGGCGCAGGGCGCGTCCGCCCCGCCCGCCTTCCCGCAGGAGACCAACCGACCCCAGGGCGGTCCGCCCTTCGGCGGCGGCGCCGACGACTGGGTCATCTCCCCGCCGTCCTCCACCGCCCCCGGAGGCCCCGGCGGCGGTCCCGGTGGTCCGGGCGGTCCCGGCGGCTACGGCTACCCGCAGCCCGGCTCCACCCAGGCCCCGCCCGCGCCGGCCGGCCCGTCCTTCCCGCAGCAGCCCGCGACCTGGACGGCGACCATCGGCCCGGACCGCGAGTACTTCATGGCGATGATGCAGCGCTCCGGCCCCGAGGCCGCGGGCCTGAACCTGCCCGCGTACTCCCCCGAGCAGCAGCGCACGCTCACCGGCAACCAGGTCACCATCGGCCGCCGCCGGCACTCCACCGGTGACACCCCCGACGTCGACCTGTCGGTGCCGCCGGAGGACCCGGGCGTCTCGCACCAGCACGCGGTGCTGGTGCAGCAGCCGGACGGCTCCTGGGCGGTCGTCGACCAGAACTCCACGAACGGCACCACGGTCAACGGCGCCGAGGAGCCCATCACGCCCTTCGTGCCGGTGCCGCTCCAGGACGGCGACCGGGTGCACGTCGGCGCCTGGACGACGATCACGATCCGCCGCGGCTAGCGAGCGGGCACGTCACCGGAGGGGCCACGCACACGGTCCCTCCGGGTCGTCCAGCCACGCCCACTCCCGGTCCCCGCTGACCGTGACGCCGTACCGCTCCCGGCCCGGCCGCCCCTCGCGCTCCCACAGCGCGTACGCCTCCCGCGGTTCGAGGCTGTCCCCGCTCAGGGCCAGCAGGAACCGGAACAGGTCGTTCTCCCGGGCCCGGCGCGGGAGCCCGCTCGGGTCCGCCGGTTCCCGGTCCCGCCGGTCCGCGCCGCGCAACGGCACGAAGTAGGCCGGCGTGTGCAGGAACCGCCCCTCGGCGTGCCCGGCGTCCCGCACGGTCAGGACGATCAGACCGGTGGCGAGCGGGCTCAGGATGCGCGCGCCGGGGCGGCACTGGGCCGGCCAGGCGGTCGGGACCGAGGCCAGGGCGCAGGTCGCGATGATCCGGTCGAAGGGAGCGCGTTCGGGCACCCCGCGCGCGCCGTCCCCGGTGACGACGACGGGGTGGTACCCGGCGGCGGCCAGATGCCTGCGCGCCGCCTCGGTGATCTCCGGCTCCAGGTCGACGGTGGTGACGGAGTCGTCGCCGAGCCGGTGCGCGAGCAGGGCCGCGTTGTAGCCGGTGCCCGCACCGATCTCCAGGACCCGGTCGCCGTCCCGTACCCGCAGTTCGGCCAGCATCATCGCCATCAGCGAGGGCTGGCTGCTGGAGGAGACGAGTTCGCCGTCGCGCAGCCGGGTGGCCAGCGGGGCGTCGGCGTAGGCCCCGCGGACCCACTTCTCCCGGGTGCGCGGGTCCGGGCTCTCGCCCCAGCGCCGCTCGTAGCCCCCCATGACGCCCACGTAGTAGTACGGCACGAAGAGGTGCCGGGGCACCGCCTCGAAGGCCTCCCGCCATGCCGGGTCGGCGGCCCAGGCCCCGCTCGCGTCGATCTCCCGCACCAGCGCGGCCCGCGCGGAGGCGGCGAGTTCGGCGAGGTCCCTGTCGAGAGCGTGCGCGCCCATGCCTCCACTCTGCACCCTGAGCCCCGGAGGTCCTAAGCCTTGAGTCCTCGTCCACCCCGTCTGAGACCATGGTGGACGTGAAAGAGATCCGGCGCGGCACGCTTCAGACGCAGACCTTCTACGAGCAGGTCGGCGGGGAGGAGACCTTCCGCCGCCTCGTCCACCGTTTCTACGAGGGGGTGGCCGAGGACCCGGTCCTGCGGCCCATGTACCCCGAGGAGGACCTCGGCCCGGCCGAGGAGCGCCTCGCGCTGTTCCTGATGCAGTACTGGGGCGGCCCGACGACCTACAGCGACAACCGCGGCCATCCCCGGCTGCGCATGCGGCACGCCCCCTTCGTGGTCAACCGTGAGGCGCACGACGCGTGGCTGCGGCACATGCGGGACGCCGTGGACGACCTCGGTCTGTCCGAGGAGCACGAGACGCAGCTGTGGAACTACCTGACGTACGCGGCCGCTTCGATGGTGAACACCCCCGACTGATCAGCACTCGGTGACCGGCGTTCACTGATTGCCGGATTCCGGTCTCGCGGTGCCGGATTCCGGTCACAATCCGGTCAAGCCCTCGCTACAAGCGCTTACTCCCGACGATCCCCTCTGACATCCTCGCCGGAGATCTGGCACAACACGGCGGGGGGCCGGGTGACGGGGTTCGGGGGAATCGCACGTCTGGTGTTACTGCGTGCGCGGGCGCACCGGCTGCTGCTGGCCGCCGCGTTGCTCACGGTCCTGCTCACCACCGCGGTCCTGGCGACCCTCACCGCCTACTCCGGCGCGATCGGCGACGCGGCCCTGCGCCACTCCCTCGCGGACCCGCGCAACGCCGCCGACACCGCGCTGGTCGTCAAGGCCGACGTACCCGAGGAGCGCCGCAAGGCCGCCGACACCGCCGTACGCGACGTGGCGCGGCGGGCCTTCGACGGGCTGCCGGTGACCGTGCGGACCTTCCTGCGGTCCGGCCCGTACGCGCTGCCGCGGTCGCTCCAGCCCGAGTCCGCGCGGTCCGGCGACCCGGATCTGACCCACTTCGCGGCTCTGGACCGCAGCCGGGTGCGGCTGGTCGAGGGGCGGCTGCCGCGTCCGGCCGAGGGGCTGGTGGAGGTGGCGCTCCCGCAGGCCGCCGCCCGCGCGCTGCACCTCGCTCCCGGCGCCCGCTTCACCCTCACCGACCGGCTGCGCGGCCCGGCGGTCCGGGTCGCGGTGACCGGCCTGTACCGGCCCGTCCGCGCGGACGACCCGTACTGGCTCCTCGACGACCTGCACGGGCGGGGCGTCAACAAGCTCGATTTCACGACGTACGGCCCCCTGCTCGCCGATCCCGGCGTGCTGGCCGACGGCACGGTGAGCGTCGGGACGTCGGGATGGCTGGCGTCGGCCGACTTCGCCACGGTGACGACCGCGCGGTCGGACGCGCTGCGGAAGTCGGCCGTCGCGGGGAACGCGGCCCTGCGCAAGGAGGCCTCCCTGGGCGGCGCCTCGACCGCGTCGACCGCGCTGCCCGAGGTCCTCGACCGCGCCGACCGTTCCCTGCTGGTCTCCCGCTCGACCCTGCTGATCGTGGCCCTGCAACTGGTGCTCCTCGCGGGCTGCGCCCTGCTGCTGGTGGCGGGGCTGCTGAGCAGTGAGCGCACGGGCGAGAGCCGGCTGCTGCTGGCGCGCGGTGCCTCCCGTGCCCGGATCGCGGGCCTCGCCGCCCTGGAGGGGGTGCTGCTCGCGGTGCCCGCGCTGCTGTGCGCGCCCCTGCTGGCGGGCCCGCTGACGCGGATCCTGGCCGGTCGGGGACCGCTGGCCCGGATCGGGCTGCACCTGGAGGTGCCGTCGAGCGGACGGCTCGGGGTGTGGCTGGTGGCGGGGGCGGTGGCGCTCGGGTGCGCGCTGGCGGTCACCCTGCCCGCCCTGACCTCCTCGTTCGCTCGGGGCCGGGCCCGGGCGCTGCCCGGCGCGGTGCGCGCGGGTGCGGACCTCGGGCTGCTGGCCGTGGCCGGAGTGGCGTACTTCCAGCTCAGCCGCCAGACCTCCGGTGCCGTCTCCGACGACACCTCCGGCACGCTGGGCGTGGACCCGCTGCTGGTGGCGGCGCCCCCTCTCGCGCTGCTCGCCGGGACCGTCCTGACGCTGCGGCTGCTGCCGCCGCTGGCCCGGCTCGCCGAACGCCGGGCGACCGGCGGGCGCGGGCTGACCGCGGCCCTGGCCGGCTGGCAGATCGCCCGCCGCCCGATGCGCGGGGCGGGCCCGGTGCTGCTGCTGGTCCTCGCGATGGCACTGGGCATGCTGGCGATCGGCCAGGGCGCCTCCTGGGACCGTTCGCAGTCCGACCAGGCGGACTTCCGGGCCGGGGCGCCGGTGCGGGTGCTGGTCTCCGGGGACGCGGGGCTCGGCCGCACCGAGCAGTACGCGGCCGTCGCGGGCGTACGGCAGGCCGCGCCCGCCGCCCGCTCCGAACTGCCGCTGTCCGGGAGCCGGGTGGCGACCGTGCTGGCGCTGGACACCTCGCGTGCCTCGATGCTGATCCGCTCCGACCTGCATGCGGGCCCCTTCCTGGAGGGCCTCGCCCCCGAGGGCGCGATCGCGGGGGTGAGGGTGCCCGCGGACACGGCCTGGCTGCGGCTGACGGCGACCCTGCGCAGCGCGGTCCCCAGCACGACGGCACAGGCCGCGGTCACCCTGGTGGACGGCTACGGCACCCCCTACCGGCTGCCGGCCGGCGAACTCGCCGCCGACGGCCGGGCCCACCCGCTGGACGTCTATGTGGCCGGGGGCCCGCTGACCCTCACTTCCCTGGAACTGGTGGTGTCGGTCCCGGGTGGCAAGGCCGACCGACAGCGCTTGACGGTGAGCGAGTTGACGGCGAAGGGCACCGACGGGTCGGTCCGGCGGCTCCGGCTGCCGACCGACTGGTCCGCCGACTCGCAGAGCGACGGGGTGAGCGCCGTCCCCGATCCCAAGACCAAACCCACACCGCCGCGCCTGAGTTCGGGACCCGGAGGGCTGAGCGTGGACTACGGGACCGGGTTCATCCCGTGGGACGACTCCTGGAGCTCCGGTTCACTGACGGTCCGGGTGAAGGCCCCGCAGCCGAAGGCGGCCGCGATCACGGGCGTCGCCACCGAGAGCTTCCTCGCCTCGGCGGGCGCGACCGTCGGGGAGAGCCTGGACGTGCCGCTGAACCGCGAGACGGTCTCGGTGCGGATCGTGCGCACGATCAGGGACCTGCCCACCGCCTCGGACGACGGCGGGGCCCTGCTGATCGATCTGCGGACCGTGAACCGGGAGTTGCAGGAGCAGTCCGGGCGCAGTGTGGAGCCGACCGAGTGGTGGCTGTCGACGCGACCGGGCGCGTCGGACAGGGTGGCGGCGGCCCTGCGGGCCCGGCCCGACATGGACCCCACGCAGGTCGTGGTGCGGGACGAACTCGCCGGGCAGCTGCGCGACGACCCGTTCGGCGCGGGCCCCGAGGCCGCGTTCGCCGCGGCGGCCGCGGTGGCGGCGGCGCTGGCCGCGGTCGGGTTCGCGGTGAGCGCGGCGGGGTCGCTGCGCGAGCGCGGCGCGGAGTTCGCCGTACTGCGCGCCCTGGGGGCCCCGCGGCGGCGGCTGGCCCGGGCGGTCGCCGTGGAACAAGGCCTCCTGGTGGTGCTGGCACTGCTGGTGGGCGCGCTCCTCGGCGCAGCGCTGACCCGGGCCGTGGTCCCGCTGATCGTGCTGACGGACGAGGCGACCAGACCGGTCCCGCGGGTCCTGGTCCAGCTGCCGCTCGCGCAGGCGGCGGCGCTGCTGGCGGCGGTGGCCCTCGCCCCGCTCCTGGTCACGGCGGCGCTGGCGCTGCGGCGGGCGGATCCGGCGCGGGCACTGCGTGAGGGGGGTGAGTGAGGTGAGGTTCCTCAGGAGGGCCGAGCCGGGCGTCCGCGAGGAGAGCGTGCCCTGGGTGCGCACCCGGCTGCGGACCGCGCCCGGCACCGCGTTCTGGCTCGCGCTGCTGGTCGCGCTGACCGCCTGCCTGGCGGGCGCGTTCCCACCGGCGGTCGACCGGTACGAGGACGCCGGGCTGCGCCGGGCCGCCGAGCAGGCCCGCCCCGACCGGACCAGCGTCGAGGTGTACGCCCCGCCGCCGTCCGTGATGCTGTCGCCGCGCGAGCGGGAGGACGTGCTGCGCCCCGAACTGCTGGCCAGGCAGTACACGAAGGTCCGTGCCGAGGTCCCGCGCGCGCTCGTCCTCGATCCGGAGCAGTCGACGTACGGGGTGCGCACCACCCTGGACCTGCCGGTACCGGACCCGTGGCTGCCGCGGCCGACCGGCAAGCCCGCGGAGGTGACCCTGATCGCCCAGACGGGCCTCGGCGCCCACTCCTCCCTGGCCCGGGGACGTCTGCCGCGTGCGGACGAGGACGTGACCTCCGCGGCACCCGAGCTGGAGGCCGCGGTCACCGTGGAGACCGCCAAGGCCCTGCACATCAAGGTCGGTTCGGTGCTCCACGCGCCCGCCGCCGGCCGCACCCTCCCCATCCGCGTCACGGGCATCGTCACCCCGCGCGACCCCGAGGGCGCCTACTGGTCCACCCGGCCCACCCTGCGCACCCCGTCCCTGGTCCGCGAGCCCGCGCCGTCCGTGGACATGCACTGGCTCGGCGCCCTGCTCATCGCCCCCGAGGCGGCCCCGGTCCTGCTGGCCACGCCGGGACGCCCGGAACGCTACTGGCAGTTGGCGCCCTCGGCAGGCAGCCTCCGGGCCCGTGACACGCCGGACCTGCGGTCCGCGCTCGCCTCCCTGGAGGCCGGGCCCGCGCTGCGCAAGGTGCGGCTGAGGATCGACGGTCCAGTGACCGAGCTGACACAGATCACCGGCCAGACCGAGGTCCTCACCGACCTCGACGAGGTCCTCGCCGCCTACGACCGGTTCCGCGCGGGAGTCGCGCCGCTGGTCGCGGTCGCCGCGTTCGGCACGGGCACGGTCGCTGTCGTCGTCCTGCTGATGGCGGGCGGTCTCACCGCGGAGCGCCGCCGCGCCGAGTTCGCCCTGCTGCGGGCCCGCGGCGCCTCCCTGCGGGGTCTGACGGCCCGCCTGTTCGCCGAGACGGCGGTCGTGGCCGTCCCGGCGGGCGCCCTGGGCCTGGCCGCCGCGCTCGTCGCGGTCCCCGGGGGCCGCCTTCGGTACGCGGTCGCGGCCGCCGCGGCCGTCACCGCCGTCGTCTGCGCCGCCCTCCCGCTGCGCACGGCGGCCGCCCACCGCGTGGTCCGCGTGCACACCGGCCGCGAGGACATCTCCGCCGTACGACCGTCCCGGCGCCGTACGGTCGCCGAGCTGACGCTGCTGGTGCTGGCGGCGGGAGCGGTGGAGTCGCTGCGCCGCCGCGGCACATCGGGCACCTCCGGCGACCTCGTCTCCCTGGCACCCGTGCTGGTGGGCGTGATCGCCGCCCTGGTCCTGGTCCGGCTGTACCCGCTCCCGCTGCGCGGCCTGGCCCGCCCGGCCGCCCGGCTGCGCGGTGTCCTCGCCCACCTGTCCCTGGCCCGGGCGGGCCGCACCTCGGCCTCCGCCGTGCTGCCGCTGCTCGCCCTGCTGACCGCCCTGACCACGGCGGCCTTCGGCGGCTCGGTCCTCGCGGGCGTCCAGGACGCCCGCGACCGGGCGGCCCTGCTCGCGGTCGGCGCCGACGCGCGCGTGGAGACGGCGGCACCGCTCCCGTCCGGGCTGCCGGACCGGCTGCGCGGCTCACGGGGGGTGAGCGACCTGTCCGCGGTGAGCGTCACCTCCGACGCGAAGCCGGAGAACGGAGCCCAGTCGCTGCCGCTGGTCGGGGTGGACCCCGCGGACTACGCGGCCCTTTCGTCCCGGACGGACATCGGCGCCTTCGCGGCGACCCGGCTGCGGGCGGGGGCCGCCGGTACGCCGGTCCCGGCGCTGGCCGCCACGGCCACCGCCCGGACGTACGGCACCCGCCCCTTCCCGGTCCTCCTCCCGGACGGCAGCTCGCTCACCGTCCGCATCACCACCGTCCTCGACCGCACTCCGGCGGTGGCGGGCTCGGACTTCCTGGTCGTGAACCGCGAGGCACTGAGCCCGGCGATGGCACGCCCGACGGCCCTGCTGCTGACGGGGCAGGGCCTGGACGGGGCCGCGCTGCGAAGGGCGGCGCCCGAGGCGGCGTCCGTGCACCTGAAGTCCGAGGAACGCCGGCGCTTCGTCGACTCGCCCCTCCAGACCGGTGCGGAAGGCGTCTACGCGACCGCGGTGGCGGCCGGCACCGGCTACGCCGTCCTGGCCCTGCTGCTGTCCCTCCTGCGCACGGCCCCCGAGCGCACGGCCCTGCTGGCCCGCCTGCGCACGATGGGCCTGACCCGGGCCGCGGGCCGCCGCCTGCTGATCCTGGAGTCCCTGCCCCAGGCGTTCCTGGCCGCCCTCGGAGGCGTCCTCACCGGCTGGGCCACCATCCGCCTCCTGTCCCCCGGAGTCGACCTGACGGCCATCGCGCTCCCCGCGGCCGAACCCGCGGCGACCGCGGCGGAGTTGCGCACGGACACCCTGTCCCTGGCGATACCGGCGACAGCCGTGCTGCTCCTGGCGGTGGGGATGGGCATCGGGCAGGCATGGTGGTCGGGGAGACGGGGTTCGGTGCAGGAGCTGCGAGCGGGGGATGCGAGATGAGGAGCCTCGTGCGGGCGGGACCTCCCGCAGGCGGAGGACACGGGATGAACCACTTCGCGCGGGGGAAGGCCGCCCCGGCGGCACGACGGCCCGCGGGCCACCGCGCGGTACCCGCCGACGCGCCGCACGACGCCACCGGCGCCCCCGCGGAGCCGGGCGACGGCGGCACCCGCCCGACGGAACCCGCCCCCGCGGGGCCCGGCGGCGGCACCCGCCCGACAGCACAGCGCGGCACATCGACAGGCGCCCCCACAGGAGACGGCCAGTGACCACGAACCCCACCCTCACCGACCTCGCCCACAAGGCGACCGAGGCCCGTTCCCGGCCCACCTACGGCCACGACGCCCTGATCACCTGCGACCGGCTCGTGCGCATCTTCACCACGGACGGCGTGGAGGTCCAGGCCCTCCAGGGCCTCGACCTGCTCGTCCGGGAGGGCGAACTGCTCGCCCTCGTGGGTGCGTCCGGCAGCGGCAAGTCCACCCTGATGAACATCCTCGCCGGACTGGACACCCCCACCGCCGGTGCCGCGAGGGTCGCGAGCCACGACCTGCTGACGATGACCGCGAAGGACCGCCTGGCCTACCGCCGGGGGACGGTCGGCTTCGTCTGGCAGCAGACCTCCCGCAACCTCCTCCCCTATCTCACCGCCGCCCAGAACATCACCCTGCCCATCCAGCTCTCCGGCTCCCGGACCTCCCGCCGCGCCCAGTCCGAACGCGCCCTGGAACTCCTGGAGTTGCTGGAGGTGGCCGACTGCCGAAACCGCCGCCCCCACCAGATGTCGGGCGGCCAGCAGCAACGCGTGGCGATAGCGGTGGCGCTGGCCAACAAACCCGCGGTCCTGCTGGCCGACGAACCGACCGGCGAACTCGACTCCCACACCGCGGAGCAGATCTTCGCCGCCTTCCGCGCGGCCAACGAACAGCTCGGCACGACCATCGTCATC
This genomic window contains:
- a CDS encoding FHA domain-containing protein, which gives rise to MPTCPNGHQSGSDDWCEVCGHRMAGAVPPPPPPPPGPGGGGYGFPPPGGPGGPGGQPGGRPNLSAVPDPEPELCPQCRTPREGGAPFCEECRWNFLTNTATSYTPAAPRPPAGGPPSHFQQQSGPGPSFGGGGDSYEYQGSRPSQVNRPAEPIPFGSEPSGRSGPGGPGGPGGPQGFPGDPARPGGPGQSGPGGPGSSGPSGFPGGPGGPGGPGPSGFPGDPSRPGGPGQPGPGGQQGFPGDPGRPGAPGSPSGFPGGPGGPGGPGPSGFPGDPSRPGGPGQPGPGSPGGYGYPQPGSTQAPPGPSGPGGPGGPGGPGGPQGFGGPPTQPGPGGPGGPGQPGPGGPQGFPGDPSRPGPGGPSAPGGGPGGPPNFGQDPSRPVPPPPGSPGATSGAPQGFQAQGASAPPAFPQETNRPQGGPPFGGGADDWVISPPSSTAPGGPGGGPGGPGGPGGYGYPQPGSTQAPPAPAGPSFPQQPATWTATIGPDREYFMAMMQRSGPEAAGLNLPAYSPEQQRTLTGNQVTIGRRRHSTGDTPDVDLSVPPEDPGVSHQHAVLVQQPDGSWAVVDQNSTNGTTVNGAEEPITPFVPVPLQDGDRVHVGAWTTITIRRG
- a CDS encoding FtsX-like permease family protein: MSEVRFLRRAEPGVREESVPWVRTRLRTAPGTAFWLALLVALTACLAGAFPPAVDRYEDAGLRRAAEQARPDRTSVEVYAPPPSVMLSPREREDVLRPELLARQYTKVRAEVPRALVLDPEQSTYGVRTTLDLPVPDPWLPRPTGKPAEVTLIAQTGLGAHSSLARGRLPRADEDVTSAAPELEAAVTVETAKALHIKVGSVLHAPAAGRTLPIRVTGIVTPRDPEGAYWSTRPTLRTPSLVREPAPSVDMHWLGALLIAPEAAPVLLATPGRPERYWQLAPSAGSLRARDTPDLRSALASLEAGPALRKVRLRIDGPVTELTQITGQTEVLTDLDEVLAAYDRFRAGVAPLVAVAAFGTGTVAVVVLLMAGGLTAERRRAEFALLRARGASLRGLTARLFAETAVVAVPAGALGLAAALVAVPGGRLRYAVAAAAAVTAVVCAALPLRTAAAHRVVRVHTGREDISAVRPSRRRTVAELTLLVLAAGAVESLRRRGTSGTSGDLVSLAPVLVGVIAALVLVRLYPLPLRGLARPAARLRGVLAHLSLARAGRTSASAVLPLLALLTALTTAAFGGSVLAGVQDARDRAALLAVGADARVETAAPLPSGLPDRLRGSRGVSDLSAVSVTSDAKPENGAQSLPLVGVDPADYAALSSRTDIGAFAATRLRAGAAGTPVPALAATATARTYGTRPFPVLLPDGSSLTVRITTVLDRTPAVAGSDFLVVNREALSPAMARPTALLLTGQGLDGAALRRAAPEAASVHLKSEERRRFVDSPLQTGAEGVYATAVAAGTGYAVLALLLSLLRTAPERTALLARLRTMGLTRAAGRRLLILESLPQAFLAALGGVLTGWATIRLLSPGVDLTAIALPAAEPAATAAELRTDTLSLAIPATAVLLLAVGMGIGQAWWSGRRGSVQELRAGDAR
- a CDS encoding globin, producing the protein MVDVKEIRRGTLQTQTFYEQVGGEETFRRLVHRFYEGVAEDPVLRPMYPEEDLGPAEERLALFLMQYWGGPTTYSDNRGHPRLRMRHAPFVVNREAHDAWLRHMRDAVDDLGLSEEHETQLWNYLTYAAASMVNTPD
- a CDS encoding FtsX-like permease family protein; translation: MLLRARAHRLLLAAALLTVLLTTAVLATLTAYSGAIGDAALRHSLADPRNAADTALVVKADVPEERRKAADTAVRDVARRAFDGLPVTVRTFLRSGPYALPRSLQPESARSGDPDLTHFAALDRSRVRLVEGRLPRPAEGLVEVALPQAAARALHLAPGARFTLTDRLRGPAVRVAVTGLYRPVRADDPYWLLDDLHGRGVNKLDFTTYGPLLADPGVLADGTVSVGTSGWLASADFATVTTARSDALRKSAVAGNAALRKEASLGGASTASTALPEVLDRADRSLLVSRSTLLIVALQLVLLAGCALLLVAGLLSSERTGESRLLLARGASRARIAGLAALEGVLLAVPALLCAPLLAGPLTRILAGRGPLARIGLHLEVPSSGRLGVWLVAGAVALGCALAVTLPALTSSFARGRARALPGAVRAGADLGLLAVAGVAYFQLSRQTSGAVSDDTSGTLGVDPLLVAAPPLALLAGTVLTLRLLPPLARLAERRATGGRGLTAALAGWQIARRPMRGAGPVLLLVLAMALGMLAIGQGASWDRSQSDQADFRAGAPVRVLVSGDAGLGRTEQYAAVAGVRQAAPAARSELPLSGSRVATVLALDTSRASMLIRSDLHAGPFLEGLAPEGAIAGVRVPADTAWLRLTATLRSAVPSTTAQAAVTLVDGYGTPYRLPAGELAADGRAHPLDVYVAGGPLTLTSLELVVSVPGGKADRQRLTVSELTAKGTDGSVRRLRLPTDWSADSQSDGVSAVPDPKTKPTPPRLSSGPGGLSVDYGTGFIPWDDSWSSGSLTVRVKAPQPKAAAITGVATESFLASAGATVGESLDVPLNRETVSVRIVRTIRDLPTASDDGGALLIDLRTVNRELQEQSGRSVEPTEWWLSTRPGASDRVAAALRARPDMDPTQVVVRDELAGQLRDDPFGAGPEAAFAAAAAVAAALAAVGFAVSAAGSLRERGAEFAVLRALGAPRRRLARAVAVEQGLLVVLALLVGALLGAALTRAVVPLIVLTDEATRPVPRVLVQLPLAQAAALLAAVALAPLLVTAALALRRADPARALREGGE
- a CDS encoding ABC transporter ATP-binding protein; translated protein: MTTNPTLTDLAHKATEARSRPTYGHDALITCDRLVRIFTTDGVEVQALQGLDLLVREGELLALVGASGSGKSTLMNILAGLDTPTAGAARVASHDLLTMTAKDRLAYRRGTVGFVWQQTSRNLLPYLTAAQNITLPIQLSGSRTSRRAQSERALELLELLEVADCRNRRPHQMSGGQQQRVAIAVALANKPAVLLADEPTGELDSHTAEQIFAAFRAANEQLGTTIVIVTHDPAVAGEVRRAVAIRDGRTSTEVLRRSEVDATTGHETLVAREYAMLDRAGRLQLPKEYTEALGMRDRVALELEPDHIGVWPDDSDRD
- a CDS encoding methyltransferase domain-containing protein, whose product is MGAHALDRDLAELAASARAALVREIDASGAWAADPAWREAFEAVPRHLFVPYYYVGVMGGYERRWGESPDPRTREKWVRGAYADAPLATRLRDGELVSSSSQPSLMAMMLAELRVRDGDRVLEIGAGTGYNAALLAHRLGDDSVTTVDLEPEITEAARRHLAAAGYHPVVVTGDGARGVPERAPFDRIIATCALASVPTAWPAQCRPGARILSPLATGLIVLTVRDAGHAEGRFLHTPAYFVPLRGADRRDREPADPSGLPRRARENDLFRFLLALSGDSLEPREAYALWEREGRPGRERYGVTVSGDREWAWLDDPEGPCAWPLR